From the Lysinibacillus fusiformis genome, the window CACATCGTCATAATCTTCTGTTGCTGTACAAACACCGTTTTCGTCCGTATCATCCCAGTTTTTCATAAAGATCCCGATTACTTCATATCCTTGTTGTTTTAACAAGTATGCTGCCACCGACGAATCTACCCCACCTGACATGCCGACAACAACTCGAATTTGTGAGGGGTCACGTGTTTCTTTCATTGTGGTCACCTTTTCTTTTATCTAATTACAGTGCATGCTTCAATATTTATAGAAACATAACATTGGTATTGCGCAAATTATTTTTTAGCTAGTTTTTTCACAATTTGAGCCGTTTTTTCCGCTGCATTTCGGATATCCTTTTCCGTTAAATCCTGCCCAAAGCTGAATCGGATGGAGTTTCGTAGCTCTTCTGCACTTTGTCCAAACATTGCTACTAACACATGCGATGGATCAATCGACCCAGCAGTACATGCCGAACCACTCGATGCATAAATTCCTGCCATATCAAGGTTCACTAAAAATGATTCTACTTCCATGCCCTCAAAGCTAATATTTAGAACATGTGGCAATGAATGCACCTCATCACCATTTACATGGAATGCTAGCTTTTCCTGCGAAAAAACATCAAGCATAATTTGCTTAAAGTGATTGTATAGTGAACGCTTTTCTTCACGCAACTCATTTGCAACTTGCACTGCAGTTGCAAAACCAATAATGGCAGGTATATTTTCAGTACCTGCACGACGTTTTTTCTCTTGTGCGCCCCCAAGAGCATAGCTCGCTAACGGTGTGCCCGACTTTTGATAAAGGAATCCAACACCTTTTGGACCATTGATTTTATGAGCAGATACACTCAATAAATCCACCTGCAATTGCTTTACATCAATGCGCTCTAAGCCATAAGCCTGAACCGCATCTGTATGGAAGATGGCACGATGCTCACGTAATAGCTCACCAATTTCAGCAATTGGTTGAATCGTACCAACTTCATTATTTCCGTACATGATTGTCACTAAAATGGTATCTTCACGCAGAGCTTTTTGGACATCCTCAACCGCTACTCGCCCCATTTGATCTACTGGTAAATAAGTCACCTCAAAGCCATCGCGTTCAAGTTTTTCACAAGTATGTAATACTGCATGATGCTCTACTTGCGTTGTAATGATGTGTTTTCCTTCGTTTGCATGGGCATAGACAGTTCCTAAAATCGCCATATTGTCCGCTTCTGTGCCACCACTTGTGAAAATAATTTCCCCAGCTTGGGCACCAATAGAATTGGCTAATAGCTCACGTGCATCATCTAGATATTTTCTTGCTTCTCGACCTGCTCTATGGATACTGGATGCGTTGCCAAATACCTGTTGCATAGCAGTCGTCATCGCTTCTATTACTTGGCCATTCATCGGAGATGTGGCCGCATGATCGAGATAGATATATGAATTCATGTTGAAAACTCCTTTTTTTCATCAATTACGCCTCGGCCTAATTGAGTCAGGATTTTTTCGAGCTTGCTCGAAAAGCTCCTTTTAAAACTTTGTAACATCCGCCAGAGGCTTTAGCTTGATTCAGTTAATGCTTGCAAAATCAATACAAGCATTCTTTGCTCCTCTATGAGAAGGGAGTCTTCCGTACTTGGTGCTTCATTTTCGGTACAAAAAACATTCGCTGAATCGAGACAAAAGCGCAAAACCCACATCACTCATCGTAAAAATAGCCATTGAGATGTGAATAGCTCACAACCGCCCTAAAGAATGAGGTGAATGTAGGAGTAGCGCTTTAGCTTGAACATTATTAAATATAGAACATGTAGCCTTCTACTACATTCTCTTCTGTATATTGTGCTAAATCTTCTATTGTTGTTGTATCTAACACATTTTTTACTGCATCGCGAATACGTAGCCATAACTCTCGTTGAGGTGCTTCTTCATTTTCAATACCCTCTACTGGTTGAATAGGTCCTTCTAGCACACTAATAACATGGGCTGCTGAAATTTCGCTAGGTGGATTGGCTAGCATATAACCACCATAAGCACCACGTACACTTTTTACTAAGCCTGAATTACGAAGCGGAGATACTAATTGCTCTAAATATGCTTCAGAAAGCTCCTTTTCCGCAGCAATTTTACGCAAAGGAATGGGTCCTTCCCCATAATGCTTTGCTAATTCAATCATAATCGTAAGCCCGTATCGGCCCTTTGTTGAAATTTTCATTTTATCACCCTCAATTAGTCTAGTCAAAATACTACCAACAGTATATCATAATCTCCTCTTGATGAACTCGGAAATACACCTAGAAGGATATGATATACTAATTAAAGCGATTCAAAATCGTTCAAAAGCTATATCAGCGCTTTATTTTAGCGTAAAAACATGCACGAAGCAAAAAATGACAACGACTGAAAGGGGGAATTATGTTGCATAATGAACCACTCGCTTTTCGAATGCGCCCTTTAACCCTTGATGAGATTGTTGGTCATCAGGATTTCATTGGTCCCAATACAGCCCTTTATAAAATGATTCAAAATGAACATGTACCCTCCATGTTGCTATATGGAGAACCTGGAATCGGTAAAACATCCATTGCCAATGCCATTGCAGGAAGTTCCAAGCTCCCTTTCTTTGCACTTAATGCCACACGAGCTGGTAAAAAAGATGTTGAAGATATTGTACAAGAAGCCAGAATTTCTGGAAAAGTACTACTTTTTTTGGATGAAATTCATCGTTTCAATAAATTACAGCAGGATACATTGTTACCACATGTAGAAAATGGCTCGATTGTATTAATTGGTGCCACAACAGAAAATCCTTATCATGATGTAAATCCAGCGATTCGTTCACGCTGTGGTGAAATTTATCAGCTAAAACGGTTAACTAAGGAAAATTTAATCGAACTAGTTGAAAAAGCACTGGCTGATGAAAGACGAGGACTAGGTAAATATCATTTTGCATTAACACCATCACAAATTGAACAAATTGCAGCCGCAGCGAATGGAGATGCGCGAAAGGCATTAACTTTGCTAGAATCCATTTATTATGCCAGTGACGAGGTGGATGGACAAACAATTGCTGCCAATCATGTCATTGAGCATCTCATTAGCCGAATTGGTGTGTATGGCGATAAAAAAGGTTCACATTTTTATAATCTACTCTCTGCCCTGCAAAAATCTGTGCGTGGCAGTGATACCAATGCCGCTCTGTATTATTTAGCACATTTATTGGAAACAGGCGATTTAGTGGCTGTCAGCAGACGCCTACTTGTTATGGCCTATGAGGATGTTGGTCTAGCAAATCCCGAAGTTGGCCCTCATATGTTAGCCGCCATACAAGCTGCGGAACGACTGGGACTACCAGAGGCACGTATCCCACTTGCAAGTGCTGTCATTGAAATGTGCCTTGCCTCAAAATCCAATTCTGCCATTGTGGCAATCGACGCTGCCATTACGGCTATACATGAAGGTAAAACAGGCGATATCCCCCATCATCTGCGAGATGCTCATTACGAGGGGGCAAAAGATTTAGGACATGTTGGCTATCAATACCCACATAACACACCGATTGGTACTTTTGGTGGTTGGGTAGACCAGCAATACTTACCAGATGAACTTGTAGGGACAGAATTCTATAAACCTGTAATTGCTGGTGAGGAAAAACGTATGGCAGGCATTTACGAAAAACTCAAATCATTCCATCAAGATAAGAAATAATCATATAAAAGCAAAGTCACTATCTCAAGTAATTGACATGACTTTGCTTTTTTTATAAACAACAGGATAGACTGCTCTAGCAATCATCCTGTAAAGCTCGGGTTATTTGTTGTGTATCGTTCTTGGTAAAACAAATTTAAAGGTTCTGCTACATGTCGAAGTGATGGCAAAATGGATTCTTTCACATCTCCTTCATTTACCTTACTATGCAAAAAAACAATCAAATTATAAGACTGATACAATAAGCTCGCAAACTCTTGATTGTTTTCTCTTACCTCAAAGCGAATTGCTTTTACAGCAATTGCTTGTGCAATTTTTTGTTCTCTCGTCTCACAGGAAGGTTCCTTACTTAATTCATCATCTGACACTCTGTATAACCGTTTTAATGCACCATACACCTCTTGATTTCCACTAAATCGATCTTTTAACCACTGCAAGACAAATTGTAAAAGAATGACTGCATAGATAAGGGAAAGACATTCATCGCCACGCGATTTTTTTGCTAAGCGTTGGAAATATTCTGCTTGTGTGACTAATTCAAAAAGAAGTAAACGAATTGGGTAAAGCATGGCATGGCCGCTATTGATGTATAGCTTTTCTCGATCTCTATACATAGCCAACCAAATATCTTTGATCAATGAAATGGATTTCCTCGTTGAGAGCGCTAATTGACATTGAATAAGCTCCTGTTCAATCGTCGGTTGGATAAGCTGTTGAAATAAAAGTTCATCTTCCTCACTAACTAGTAAAAGTGGTTTTTCCAAATTTGCCAAATCTATTTCTATTCCATTTACAATCATTGCCTAGCCCCCTTCCAATAAGTTCTTACAGCGTTAAGCAGAGTGAGAACATCTATTACCAATTTTTTAACTATAATTCGACAAAAAAACATAAATACCTTTCTAGATAATATGTCTTTTTACTTTCCCTACAATAAAAAAAGAATCCACGATACTAAATTAGGCAAGTAAATCAGTCTTTTTCAACATCGAACATTGTAGAAAAAGCTGATTTAATTACAATTAGTTGCGTAGATTCTTGTCGTATTGGCTATTTTCTGAAAATAGATAGTCTACTATTGTCTAAACCGAAAGTTCTTGATCAACAAATAATTTAAACTGTTGAAGACACTGCTTCACATCACCCTTTTGTGACAGCACTTCGTTGCGTATGATGGTTGCTTTTTCTTCATCATCTAGCACTTCAGTTAAAAGAGCAAAGATATCTGTTAATAATAGCTCATTCTCTTCCTGCTCAATACTCGGTAAGGAATAGGCTGCTATTTTTAATAAACGCTCTACTTTTTCAGGTGTCTCTTGTAAAGCATTCGAAGAATAATAGGTTGATGCAGCTAAAAAGTAGCATAATTTTGCACAACAATCGATAAATAAATGCCAATACGTATTTGCTTTTGGTAATTCCCCTGCTCGCTGATTAACGTATTCCTTATAATAGGTTGTGACTTGTATATATAAAGGATTTAATTCTCTCATGGCTTTTGGATAATTGTTGGATGTATCCAAATAGTCAAATACAATGGCATTCATTTTCTCTTGAAGTTTAACAATATCTAAATGATCACGAATTACTTGAATTTCCATTTTCCCACTCTCCCATATGTCATTTGCTGTTTAACTTCTTGGCTATTCACTGCGTAGCACCAAGCATCCCAAACAAACTGATCGATTATCTAATGGATGATTCAAATTATAGCAATAAACCATATGAAGTAGTGTGGACATGAAAAAAATAAGACAATTTCGTGAATTAATAGCATTTTATGTACATAAGAGGAACTATTTTGGTAAAATTATAACCTTTGTACATAATCATCAAATAACCATGGTTCCTTTGCTCGATCAACAATTTCGATAATACTTCCATTTACATATTTTTTAATGCGCTTTTGAGGTATATAAAAATAAGCATTGTTCATAATTAACCATTCACTTAATGTTAAATCACTACCTGTTTGTTGCTTCGTTAAGATTTTTTTATGTCGCAGAACATCAGCCATTTTATAAAAACCATCTGACAATTCGTAGGCTGATACATCAAAATTAAAAATGGGGCTGACAACTTGTCCAACATCAAAAATATGTATAGTTTGCTTTTCTTCATCTATAGCTAACTCTACTGTGCTAACTTCATCCAAAAAATTTAAACCTCTATACTCCATTTGATAAATTTTTTCCATTTGTATACGCCTCCTTTTTTACAACGGTCTAATTGTAACATAGAAAAAGTAGCTACCTCTAAATACAATTAAGGCAGCTACTTCTACGAAAATGAACATTTATGCTGTTTATTGAATATTACCCAAACCTGTATATGGTACTAACCTTGTACGCGCGTAATTTTTACATCTTTTAGGATGGTATTGACTACCCAGCTGGCAGCAATTAAACCCGCTACGGACGGTACAAAGGCATTGGATGAAGGCGGCATCTTTGCTTTGCGAATTGCTGCATCAGGCTTACCTACATGTTCGACAACATCTGGACGAACGACAATTGGACTTTCATCTGAAAATACAACCGTAACACCCTTATGAATGCCCTCTTTACGTAGCTTTGTACGAATGATTTTCGCCAATGGGTCTGTATGTGTTTTTGAAATATCTGCAATTTGGAAGCGAGTAGGGTCCATTTTATTTGCTGCACCCATACTTGAAATAATAGGAATATTACGTTTTAAACATTCCTTCATTATATGAATTTTATACATCACTGTATCGCTTGCATCGATCACATAATCAATGCCTTGGGCGAAAAATTCTTCATAGGTTTCTTCTGTGTAAAACATATGCATGTCAATCACTTCACATGCTGGGTTAATATCTGCAATACGCTCTTTCATAATTGCTGATTTTGATTGACCTACTGTCGATAGGTATGCGACAAGTTGTCTGTTGACATTTGTAATATCTACATTATCCTTATCGACTAAAATAATACGACCGATTCCGCTTCTTGCACATGCCTCAGCCGCAAATGACCCAACGCCCCCTACACCAAGTATAGCGACCGTTGTATTTTTTAATTTCTCGAGACCCTCTGTTCCTATAGCGAGCTCGTTACGTGAAAATTGATGTAACATCCTGACACTCTCCATCTATGAAATTTTATTAGTAAACCTAGTTATATACTAAGATAAAATCAAAACCTATCTTACATTTTATCACGTTATTGTTCAAGAGAAAAATATAAAGAAAAAATCAAAATTGTCTACATCAATATGTAGAATTAATCAATTTTTACCTCGTTAGCCAACGTCAATTAGCAGCTCTTTGGACGCCCCCAGGAAAGGACGCTGGTGAAACGGAAATCAACCCTTCGCATTGCCAAAAGGGCTTTTTCAGCCATTGACATCATCTTTTTTCAAAAACATGAAAAAGAGATTGATGACTCAATCTCTTTCTTACTCTTCTTTACTTAGTAAAACCAAATGATGACCATGGTTGAATATGTGCTAATAAAAATTGTTCTTCCTCCACAACGCTTGCGACAACATTACTCGATCCCGTATTCGGAATGTCCTTTAGCACAATCTGTAGCTCTCCCTTATAACGAACATCTAAATTATTATCAATCGTGACATCTCCTGTTTTTAATGGCCGTATATCATGCACAGGAAAATCTCCATTTTTATATTTCACACGGGATTGGGTGCTCCGAATCACGTATTCAGACACATCACCTCGATTAAAATGAGGCTCTTTATAAAGAATCGTCTCCTCTAAAATGCTCGTGTCTTCAGACTGGTCAACCCTTAACTCAAGCTTATTGCGATTTAATTGTCCTAATGCACGTAGTTCTTCCTCAGAAGCAAACATATTGCCAATAATACAATCGTCAATTAACCCTGTATGCCATAAATCTTTCGCCTGTACAGTGATTGGGAGATGACGGTGCTCCTCTAAGGTAGGTAAACCGTGCTCTGTTTGTTCCCAAGGTCCAAATTGACCATGCTGTGAGGAAATCATCGCTGCTGTTCTCACATTGTGTGCTTTAAAGTGTTGAGACGTTTGTAAAAAATGCTGACGAGATAGCCCCGTAAAGCGTCTTGGATAAAAATTATGACAGCCGATAATGTTCTCCTTATTGGGCTGATAAGAGAGAATATTATCTACATACTTCGTACCATTACTAATGTTTAATTCTATTTTTAGATTACTTGCATCAAGTGACATCAATGCTTCTTCCTGACCTGAAAATCCCATATCTAAACGTAATGCTGCCAAATAATAATGTTCTTTTAAATAGCCAATATCTCTATAGGTTAAGCCTAAATCATCAAAAACAGCTGGTGCAATATCAGCGGATATGTCAAAGCCAAGGCGTTGCGCAAATTCATTGATTTGCTGTAACTTTTGACGCTCCTCATCCTGTTTTAATGACATTAGGCATGTGAAAATACGATCAAAGCCATTGTCATGAGCCAGCTGAACATAGCGCTGCATTTCCTCTAGCGTACTATGCTGCGGATAGAGCGAGATTCCTAATCTTTTCACTTCAAACCCTCCGTTAATTGATGCTTATACTTCTACTTTTTGTCCTTTGGTTTCCACTACAGATTCTTCACTCTGTGCCGCTAAAGCAGCTTTTTGCTCATTCTGCCTTGCCATCCGGTTCGCCATCGAGATAAATGGCAGATAAATACAAACGGCAATGATAATTAAAACCATACTCAAGACAGCACCACGCCAAGATTGAGTTGCTAAAAATCCATTAATAATCGGTGGTGTTGTCCATGGCGGTGAGACGGTAGCAGCTGGCACCCAGCCCCACTTCGTTGCAAAGAATGCAATTGTTACATTTATCATTGGTGTCAAAATGAACGGTACGAATAAAACCGGATTTAATACAATTGGTAACCCAAAAAGTAATGGCTCATTAATATTGAAAATCCCAGGTGCTGCTGATAATCTTCCAACTGTATTATATTGTTTATTCTTTCTAGCAAATATGAAAATCGCAATAATAAGTGCTATTGTCGTGCCAGAGCCTCCCATATTAATAAAAGCATCAAAGAATGGTTTATTGACAATGTAAGGCGCAACTTTACCAGCAGAGATGGCTGCAACGTTTTCGTTTATAGCGGGTAAATTAATCGTTTGCATGAATGGTTCGATGATATTTGCTCCATGTACGCCAAGTGTCCATAAAAATGTAGGTATAAATGCCAAAATTAAAGCAGCAATCCATGTATTTGTAAGACCCATAAATGGCTCTTGAATCGCAGAGTAGAAGGACCCGACAATATCTGGTATATCAAAACCTGCTGAAATAATGGTGCGTACTAAAGCAAATATTCCAATCGTAATAATGGCAGGAAGTAACGCAGCAAATGATTTGGAAACAGCTGGTGGTACACCAGTTGGCATTTTAATTAGTAGTTTAGGATTGCCAGACAATCTACAAAACAATTCTGTAGAAAGTAGTGCTACAATCAGAGCAATAAATATACCACCCGTGCCTGTTGTTAAGCCGGTTAATCCGCCTTCCCCGAAAGTCCCAAACGTCATGTAGCTTGATAGACTAATGACCCCAGCAGACAGACCATCTTTTTGATAACTTTTAGCAAGATGATAAGCAACAGTAAAGGCAAGTAGCAGTGAAATGATATTAAATGTAGCACTCCAAATATTACCGCCGAATTGAGTCCATGTCTCATGTTTCCAAATGGCATCGAGTGTATTTTGATAAAATTTAATAGGCAAATTGTTAAAAAGTACAGCCAAAGATCCCACAATCGTTAAAGGCATAATCGTAATAAATCCGTCACGAATGGCAACTAAATGACGCTGATTCCCAACCCTAGCAGCAACCGGTACAAACTTTTCTTCTAAAAAATGGAACACTCACATACACTCCCTTTGCTTTTTATTGATAACATCAAAATTTGATGTTACTCCCCTTGGATTCGTTCATATAGCTCAATCATTTCCTGTGCTAAATCTCGAAAAGTAATAGCATTCATTAAATGATCCTGGGCATGAATTAATAACATCGAAACCTCTACCTTTTCTCCCCTTGCTTCTTGAGACAGTAACCCCGTTTGAGCATGATGCGCTTCAATTAATGACTCATTCGCTAATTTGATTTTTTCTTTTGCTGCCTCAATTTGCCCCTTTTTTGCTAGCTGAATAGCTTCCATACACTCACTTTTCGTATTTCCACTATGCACAATCAGTCCCATAATGGATGCCATTAATGCTGTATCTTCCATTCCCCATTGCCCCTTCTTTCATCCAATTAGTTGTAGAGCCTGTTTCAGGACATTTTCACCGTTCATCATGCCGTAATCCGCCATATTGATCACATCGATTGGAAAGCCTTTATCCTTATATTTTGTTTCAAATGAACCTTTCAAATAACGAACCTGTGGGCCTAATAAAAGAACATCAGCCTTCTTTGTCGCTAAGATCTTTTCCACCTCTCCTTCAGCAATGGCGTAAATATCGGCGTCAATATTTTGCTCTTGCGCTGCTTTTTGCATCTTCGACACTAATAAACTAGTACTCATACCTGCTACACACACTAACATGATGTTTTTCATTCGATACACTCCTTTTATTTTCTTCGATTGTGTAATCGCTTACTTATTTTGAGAATAGCACCTATTGGTATATACCACAACATAATTTTTACATCAATTTTCTATAGATGTATTTTTTTTCAAAATTGGGCTATTCTAGTTTTATAGTAAAATTAAAGGTTTCAACCAACTGGTATAGTCCAGAAAAAAAGCCAAAAAAATTTTAAATTTTCTTATTATTGAATACCTAAAAATACTCATAAAATGCTGGCTTTTCAGTAGGTATTGCCGATTGCCATTGTTCGATAATTTTTTTCGTCGTAGGTTGATTAGCATAGACAACAGTCTCTTTGACAGAAAGATAACCAACCATCATCGCAGAAAAAAGATTAATTGGTAGTGTTAACAAATGCTTGTCAGAGATTGAACTTGTCTCAATTATGGAGACCTGACCATTTTTATTTATTTGATAAACATGCTCATTCCAGTGACAAAATGGATCTTCAATACGAATGGTTAATGTTTCTTGAATATCCTTCCAAGGATACTGCTGCATAAATGCGAAAACGTCTACTATTCTAATCATTACATCCTGCATGACTTCCCTTTTGAATTGCGGCTCCTTGAAATAAAAGCCAAACGGATAATGATTGCTAGTAACCCCCGTTATGTTACTGACACTTGCTGCATGAGACGTCATATAACGCCACATGGCTTGTTCCGCTAAGTAATTCGCTACAAAAAAATCTTGGATATTAAATGTCCCATTGTGAATCGTGTAACGAATATAGCCCTCTATTTTATTCTCTTGAAAATAGGCTGCAAAATGACTATCTGGACTCCTTCTCTCAAGTCTTTTCCACCATCCATCATCCCTTATCATGCCACCATTTTGAATTATTGCCCGTGCATTATGAAAATCTTTAATCACCTGAAAAAGCTCTGGATCTAACCATTCAAAGCTCATCCTTTTGATGACGTCTACTTGTTTCCCTAAAGATGGAAAAAGTGTTTGAGGAATTGTATAGTGGAGCTTGTCAAAAAATAATTCCCAACCAAAATACCGATAGAAGGACACAGAAAAAGGTGCTAATACTGAAATCATTTGCCCATTGTCCCGCATTTTTTTTAGCGCTTCTGTCATAAGCCTTTTGATAATACCCTGTTGTCGATACTCAGGATACGTTGCAACAAAGCCGATGCCTCCCATTTTATAAGAAACTCCATGAACCGTTATATTTAACGGCAATATTAAAAGCTGACCTACAACTTTAGTATGATCATAAGCTCCTAATGTCGTGCTTTGCTCAATCCAATAATGAAAATCCTCTCGACGAGCCCCTGTGTACTTAGTTGGAAAACAATAGTCTCTTAACCGATGAATCTGCCCATAATCATTAGGCGAGACGATGTGAATGTCCATGTAACCACCTCTATAATTTGCAATATTCAGATAATTATTCATGAGATTCTTTTGCAGTGGTTGTTATCATCCCACTGCAAGAACCTTTTATTCCTCTTCCCATTCTTCTCCTATTGCCTTAGACAACATGACTTCAGTTACAGTCTGAAATAAATTTTCAACATCTGGTCCAACTGCTGAAATTTCCACAATGCTTCCTGGTTTAACACCTAATGACATTACGCCCATAATGGACTTTAAATTAACAGACTTTTCTTTGTTCGTTAATTCAATATCACTTTGGAACGGTGTCACTGCAGTTACGAGTAATGCAGCAGGTCTGGCATGAATACCTTCAGGAGATGAAATTTTATACATTTTCTTCATCCACAATCCCTCCATTCTTTCACGTAAAATCAATCCGATGTTGATATTTGGCAATCATTTTCTCATTATGCGACCAATCTGAATCCACATTATTGCTGACAAAAATCGGTAACTCTATTGAGGACTTTGCTAGTGTTTCAATGATTTCACTGAACAAAGCATTTAATAGTAATGAACCAATAACAGTGGACGCTGGTGCATACTGCATTTCATGTATATTTAGTACACCATCACCAATAGGGATATGTGTATTGATCACAAAATCTACCACATCTTCTAGCCGCTTCCCACTGTGATGACGTGTAGCCTGTTTCTGATAGAGGAGCGATTGGAGGGATAACACAAATACATCTGAATCCTTTGCTAGCAAAGCAGCATCAATAGGTGCTGCATTTCTCCCTGAGGTTGAAATAACGATACAAACATCATTTTCACGAAAGTCAAACTGTTCTTTATGCTGTTCAATAATGTTCGGATCTTTCTCATTGATTGAAGAAGCTAATGCGCCAGCATGTAAGGCTAAAGGTTCAATAAATATTGGACGTACGGGTACTAATCCACCCGCTCGATAAAATGCCTCCTGTGCCAGCAGCTGAGAATGACCACAACCAAATAATTGAATAATCCCACCTTTTTGGAGGCGTTGGACAATGATTTGTGCCGCTTCACTTATATGTGCTGTCTCCTTTTCCTTTACAACCTGGATGAGCTTTTCGATTTCAGAAAAATATGCATGCATAAAATCACCTTTTAATTTCACTTATAAATTTATAACGATCAGCTCGATACGTACTACGTACAAGCTCAAATGGTTTACCATCTGATAAATAACTTGTACGTTTGATAATTAAAACAGGTGCTGTTTGATTAATCTGTAGAAATTTACTATCCTCTTTTGATACGATGGCTGCCTCCATTTGCTGTACGGCATTCCCAATCTTTTGATGGAACTTTGCTTCGATTAGGGCATAAAGTGAGCCCATTATTTGCTTCTCATCCAACTCCGGATAAATCTTAAC encodes:
- a CDS encoding replication-associated recombination protein A, translated to MHNEPLAFRMRPLTLDEIVGHQDFIGPNTALYKMIQNEHVPSMLLYGEPGIGKTSIANAIAGSSKLPFFALNATRAGKKDVEDIVQEARISGKVLLFLDEIHRFNKLQQDTLLPHVENGSIVLIGATTENPYHDVNPAIRSRCGEIYQLKRLTKENLIELVEKALADERRGLGKYHFALTPSQIEQIAAAANGDARKALTLLESIYYASDEVDGQTIAANHVIEHLISRIGVYGDKKGSHFYNLLSALQKSVRGSDTNAALYYLAHLLETGDLVAVSRRLLVMAYEDVGLANPEVGPHMLAAIQAAERLGLPEARIPLASAVIEMCLASKSNSAIVAIDAAITAIHEGKTGDIPHHLRDAHYEGAKDLGHVGYQYPHNTPIGTFGGWVDQQYLPDELVGTEFYKPVIAGEEKRMAGIYEKLKSFHQDKK
- a CDS encoding PTS sugar transporter subunit IIB → MKNIMLVCVAGMSTSLLVSKMQKAAQEQNIDADIYAIAEGEVEKILATKKADVLLLGPQVRYLKGSFETKYKDKGFPIDVINMADYGMMNGENVLKQALQLIG
- a CDS encoding PTS lactose/cellobiose transporter subunit IIA, producing the protein MEDTALMASIMGLIVHSGNTKSECMEAIQLAKKGQIEAAKEKIKLANESLIEAHHAQTGLLSQEARGEKVEVSMLLIHAQDHLMNAITFRDLAQEMIELYERIQGE
- a CDS encoding cysteine desulfurase family protein, which translates into the protein MNSYIYLDHAATSPMNGQVIEAMTTAMQQVFGNASSIHRAGREARKYLDDARELLANSIGAQAGEIIFTSGGTEADNMAILGTVYAHANEGKHIITTQVEHHAVLHTCEKLERDGFEVTYLPVDQMGRVAVEDVQKALREDTILVTIMYGNNEVGTIQPIAEIGELLREHRAIFHTDAVQAYGLERIDVKQLQVDLLSVSAHKINGPKGVGFLYQKSGTPLASYALGGAQEKKRRAGTENIPAIIGFATAVQVANELREEKRSLYNHFKQIMLDVFSQEKLAFHVNGDEVHSLPHVLNISFEGMEVESFLVNLDMAGIYASSGSACTAGSIDPSHVLVAMFGQSAEELRNSIRFSFGQDLTEKDIRNAAEKTAQIVKKLAKK
- a CDS encoding PTS sugar transporter subunit IIC, which produces MFHFLEEKFVPVAARVGNQRHLVAIRDGFITIMPLTIVGSLAVLFNNLPIKFYQNTLDAIWKHETWTQFGGNIWSATFNIISLLLAFTVAYHLAKSYQKDGLSAGVISLSSYMTFGTFGEGGLTGLTTGTGGIFIALIVALLSTELFCRLSGNPKLLIKMPTGVPPAVSKSFAALLPAIITIGIFALVRTIISAGFDIPDIVGSFYSAIQEPFMGLTNTWIAALILAFIPTFLWTLGVHGANIIEPFMQTINLPAINENVAAISAGKVAPYIVNKPFFDAFINMGGSGTTIALIIAIFIFARKNKQYNTVGRLSAAPGIFNINEPLLFGLPIVLNPVLFVPFILTPMINVTIAFFATKWGWVPAATVSPPWTTPPIINGFLATQSWRGAVLSMVLIIIAVCIYLPFISMANRMARQNEQKAALAAQSEESVVETKGQKVEV
- the cymR gene encoding cysteine metabolism transcriptional regulator CymR, with the translated sequence MKISTKGRYGLTIMIELAKHYGEGPIPLRKIAAEKELSEAYLEQLVSPLRNSGLVKSVRGAYGGYMLANPPSEISAAHVISVLEGPIQPVEGIENEEAPQRELWLRIRDAVKNVLDTTTIEDLAQYTEENVVEGYMFYI
- a CDS encoding tRNA threonylcarbamoyladenosine dehydratase produces the protein MLHQFSRNELAIGTEGLEKLKNTTVAILGVGGVGSFAAEACARSGIGRIILVDKDNVDITNVNRQLVAYLSTVGQSKSAIMKERIADINPACEVIDMHMFYTEETYEEFFAQGIDYVIDASDTVMYKIHIMKECLKRNIPIISSMGAANKMDPTRFQIADISKTHTDPLAKIIRTKLRKEGIHKGVTVVFSDESPIVVRPDVVEHVGKPDAAIRKAKMPPSSNAFVPSVAGLIAASWVVNTILKDVKITRVQG
- a CDS encoding DUF871 domain-containing protein, whose protein sequence is MKRLGISLYPQHSTLEEMQRYVQLAHDNGFDRIFTCLMSLKQDEERQKLQQINEFAQRLGFDISADIAPAVFDDLGLTYRDIGYLKEHYYLAALRLDMGFSGQEEALMSLDASNLKIELNISNGTKYVDNILSYQPNKENIIGCHNFYPRRFTGLSRQHFLQTSQHFKAHNVRTAAMISSQHGQFGPWEQTEHGLPTLEEHRHLPITVQAKDLWHTGLIDDCIIGNMFASEEELRALGQLNRNKLELRVDQSEDTSILEETILYKEPHFNRGDVSEYVIRSTQSRVKYKNGDFPVHDIRPLKTGDVTIDNNLDVRYKGELQIVLKDIPNTGSSNVVASVVEEEQFLLAHIQPWSSFGFTK